The following are encoded in a window of Solidesulfovibrio magneticus RS-1 genomic DNA:
- a CDS encoding methionyl-tRNA formyltransferase — protein sequence MSSPLRVLAALHWGLGERLLDALLGCPGLRLLGVVCRGPALQPDPYAMAVRRRAQRAGLPVWEEDEQDLGRLARQTGADLLWLHAYMRRLPPEVLAAAPLGALNVHASLLPAHRGPDPLHGALVRKDTRTGLTAHLMDQGLDTGPIVHQVAFAVRPGDTRETLLEKCKQAARPLVEETVRRLLDPDFSPLPQDEALASHAPRPEKKEQA from the coding sequence GTGAGCAGCCCGTTGCGCGTGTTGGCGGCCCTGCATTGGGGCCTTGGGGAGCGGCTGCTGGACGCCTTGCTGGGTTGTCCCGGGCTGCGGCTGTTGGGGGTGGTGTGCCGCGGGCCAGCCCTCCAGCCCGATCCCTACGCCATGGCCGTGCGCCGTCGCGCCCAGCGGGCCGGATTGCCCGTCTGGGAAGAGGACGAGCAGGACCTGGGCCGGTTGGCCCGCCAGACCGGGGCCGACCTGCTCTGGCTGCACGCCTACATGCGCCGCCTGCCTCCGGAGGTCTTGGCCGCCGCGCCGCTGGGAGCGCTCAACGTCCACGCTTCCCTGCTGCCCGCCCACCGAGGCCCCGATCCCCTGCATGGGGCGTTGGTCCGCAAGGACACCCGCACCGGGCTTACCGCCCATCTGATGGACCAGGGCCTGGACACCGGCCCCATCGTCCATCAGGTCGCTTTCGCGGTGCGCCCCGGCGACACCCGGGAGACGCTTTTGGAAAAATGCAAGCAGGCCGCCCGGCCCCTGGTGGAGGAAACCGTCCGCCGGCTGCTGGATCCGGACTTTTCACCGCTTCCCCAGGACGAAGCCCTGGCCAGCCATGCGCCGCGGCCAGAAAAAAAGGAACAGGCATGA
- a CDS encoding radical SAM/SPASM domain-containing protein → MRRSETKVQFSCESRWEYLCNEWRRGKGKPLAYLANRYAWNYWPARRKTASFPLNVDIEASSVCQLKCTHCFRQCLDIGENRFMDMDLYRSIVEECGRHGLFTLKFSMRGEPLLHPEIVEMVRLAKASGVKEVWINTNGGPVTEELARGLMRAGVDWITMSFDGLGAHYEAVRIPLRYEESLEKLRTLRRVRDALNANTLLNVQAIWSSIAHDPQAYISLMKSIVDRVAYNPDMHFDAGTHVPDPAFVCPRLWQRLCITSSGAYLKCPSDFTMAEVLGNARDTGVKQAWDQLQGRQRELHLAGRRLESPVCAACHHGALKQAVELVLDGQPHQDYTYVRRPKEQP, encoded by the coding sequence ATGAGACGCTCTGAAACCAAGGTCCAGTTCAGCTGCGAATCGCGTTGGGAATACCTGTGCAACGAATGGCGCCGGGGCAAGGGCAAGCCCCTGGCCTACCTGGCCAACCGCTACGCCTGGAATTACTGGCCCGCCCGGCGCAAGACGGCGTCCTTTCCCCTCAATGTGGACATCGAGGCCTCCAGCGTCTGCCAGCTCAAATGCACCCACTGCTTCCGCCAGTGCCTGGACATCGGCGAGAACAGGTTCATGGACATGGACCTGTACCGCTCCATCGTGGAGGAATGCGGCCGCCACGGCCTGTTCACCCTCAAGTTCAGCATGCGCGGCGAGCCCCTGCTGCATCCCGAGATCGTGGAGATGGTTCGCCTGGCCAAGGCCAGCGGCGTCAAGGAGGTCTGGATCAACACCAACGGCGGCCCCGTCACGGAGGAGCTGGCCCGGGGGCTCATGCGGGCCGGGGTGGATTGGATCACCATGAGCTTCGACGGCCTGGGCGCGCACTACGAAGCCGTGCGCATCCCCCTGCGCTACGAGGAGTCCCTGGAGAAGCTGCGGACCCTGCGCCGGGTGCGCGACGCCCTCAACGCCAACACCCTGCTCAACGTCCAGGCCATCTGGTCCTCCATCGCCCACGATCCCCAGGCCTACATCTCCCTCATGAAGAGCATCGTGGACCGCGTGGCCTACAATCCGGACATGCATTTCGACGCCGGCACCCATGTGCCGGATCCGGCCTTTGTCTGCCCCCGGCTCTGGCAACGCCTGTGCATCACCAGCTCGGGCGCGTATCTGAAATGCCCTTCGGATTTCACCATGGCCGAAGTCCTGGGCAACGCCCGCGACACCGGCGTCAAGCAGGCCTGGGATCAGCTCCAGGGACGGCAACGGGAACTGCACCTGGCTGGCCGGAGGCTGGAAAGCCCGGTCTGCGCCGCCTGCCACCACGGCGCCCTCAAGCAGGCGGTGGAGCTGGTGCTCGACGGACAGCCCCACCAAGACTACACCTACGTGCGCCGCCCCAAGGAGCAGCCGTGA
- a CDS encoding class I SAM-dependent methyltransferase, with protein MNAPKPHWKTCCGVELYKVEYRIKEWLYKRLGIALPKLREQQSYWAYRGQAYRDEILASGYLDREVFFQDLILQELEAVPFASAFEAGCGFGWNVKRVKERHPQALIGGLDFSLPQLRNMQGYKPDVPIAAAQADACRMPLRDGAFDVGFSLGVFMNIHPSKIMDALAEMARVCRKRIIHVEWCASHATRELVEKRAFKTNIVSHDYDALYARLGLKPAKVLTHLDFGEAFRRHEREAAGRLDRWEGFEGPDKYTLYVFDR; from the coding sequence GTGAACGCCCCCAAACCGCATTGGAAAACCTGCTGCGGCGTGGAGCTGTACAAGGTCGAATACCGCATCAAGGAATGGCTGTACAAGCGCCTGGGCATCGCGCTGCCCAAACTGCGCGAACAGCAATCCTACTGGGCCTATCGCGGCCAAGCCTATCGCGACGAGATCCTGGCCTCGGGCTACCTGGACCGCGAAGTGTTCTTTCAGGATCTCATCCTCCAAGAGCTGGAGGCCGTCCCCTTTGCCTCGGCCTTCGAAGCCGGCTGCGGCTTTGGCTGGAACGTAAAGCGCGTCAAGGAGCGCCATCCCCAGGCCTTGATCGGCGGGCTGGATTTCAGCCTGCCCCAACTGCGCAACATGCAGGGCTACAAGCCCGACGTGCCCATCGCCGCCGCCCAGGCCGACGCTTGCCGCATGCCCTTGCGCGACGGCGCGTTTGACGTCGGCTTCAGCCTGGGCGTGTTTATGAACATCCACCCCAGCAAGATCATGGACGCCCTGGCCGAGATGGCTCGCGTGTGCCGCAAGCGCATCATCCATGTGGAATGGTGCGCCAGCCACGCCACCCGGGAATTGGTGGAAAAACGCGCCTTCAAGACCAACATCGTCTCCCACGACTACGACGCCCTCTACGCCCGCCTGGGCCTCAAGCCCGCCAAGGTGCTCACCCACCTGGATTTCGGCGAGGCCTTTCGCCGGCACGAACGTGAGGCCGCAGGCCGTCTGGACCGCTGGGAAGGCTTTGAAGGCCCGGACAAATACACCCTTTACGTCTTCGATCGCTAA
- a CDS encoding N-acetylneuraminate synthase family protein gives MDLRTRQRTGLPLLVAEVGFNHEGDRETAAALIHAAAQAGAQAVKFQTFRADDLALPQAPHFELIRQGEMSREDVRFLADQAREAGIAFFSTPFSVQAVEMLEEADAPAYKIASMDLATPYLLDAVAATGKPVILSTGMATLPEIAAAVERLRRQGAGDLGLLHCLSLYPARAEDCHLQVMALLRREFGLPTGWSDHFPGVGACLAAFGAGAEIIETHFTLDVATPGGDHAHSADPAMLRGLVETMALHAAMLAPAEDFFDRRPDREFAPLYRRGLYAARDLAPGQTLTMADLRFCRPQSAMTPEDLNAALGRKLARAVPAMTALTPEDLAE, from the coding sequence ATGGACCTGCGCACACGCCAACGCACCGGCCTGCCCCTGCTGGTGGCGGAAGTGGGATTCAATCACGAAGGCGACCGCGAAACCGCCGCCGCCCTCATCCACGCCGCCGCCCAGGCCGGGGCCCAGGCCGTCAAGTTCCAGACCTTCCGCGCCGACGACTTGGCCTTGCCCCAGGCGCCGCATTTCGAGCTCATCCGCCAAGGCGAGATGTCCCGGGAGGACGTCCGGTTCCTGGCGGACCAGGCCCGCGAGGCCGGCATCGCCTTTTTCTCCACCCCCTTTAGCGTGCAGGCCGTGGAGATGTTGGAAGAGGCGGACGCGCCGGCCTACAAGATCGCCTCCATGGATCTGGCCACGCCCTATTTGCTGGACGCCGTGGCCGCCACGGGAAAGCCGGTGATCCTCTCCACCGGCATGGCCACCCTGCCGGAAATCGCCGCCGCCGTGGAGCGTCTGCGGCGCCAGGGGGCGGGGGATCTGGGCCTGCTGCATTGCCTGTCCCTGTATCCGGCCCGGGCCGAGGATTGCCATCTCCAGGTCATGGCGCTGTTGCGGCGGGAATTCGGCTTGCCCACGGGCTGGTCCGACCATTTTCCCGGCGTGGGCGCCTGCCTGGCGGCCTTCGGGGCGGGAGCCGAGATCATCGAGACCCACTTCACCCTGGACGTCGCCACGCCCGGCGGGGACCACGCCCACTCCGCCGATCCGGCCATGCTGCGCGGCTTGGTGGAGACCATGGCCCTGCACGCGGCCATGCTGGCCCCGGCCGAGGACTTCTTTGACCGGCGGCCCGACCGGGAGTTCGCTCCCCTGTATCGCCGGGGCCTGTACGCCGCCCGTGATCTCGCGCCAGGACAGACGCTGACCATGGCCGATCTGCGCTTTTGTCGGCCCCAAAGCGCCATGACGCCCGAAGATCTTAACGCCGCGCTGGGACGAAAGCTCGCCCGGGCGGTGCCGGCCATGACGGCCCTGACCCCCGAGGATCTGGCGGAGTAG
- a CDS encoding cytidylyltransferase domain-containing protein: MQTLVVIQARLASTRLPGKALLPLAGTPMLVFLLERLRGLPGRLCLATTCRPEDLALASLARDLGVEAVQGEEDDVLARFLQCLDRFPAQAVARVTADNPLTCPELVEAALRLVLDGAEHAGLPRDCPVGLGADAFCAQALRRMALQASSPDEREHINLHALRHPSQYRTLRPTLPPAARRPDVRLTVDTPEDLDRVRRLVAHCPAGTPPLGPEELVAAHDQCFPG; the protein is encoded by the coding sequence ATGCAGACCCTGGTGGTGATCCAGGCCCGTCTGGCTTCCACCCGTCTGCCAGGCAAGGCGCTGCTGCCCCTGGCCGGGACGCCCATGCTGGTTTTTTTGCTGGAACGATTGCGCGGCCTGCCGGGCCGGCTCTGTCTGGCCACCACCTGTCGTCCGGAGGATCTGGCCCTGGCGTCCCTGGCCCGCGATTTGGGCGTGGAGGCCGTGCAAGGCGAGGAAGACGACGTCCTGGCCCGATTCCTGCAATGCCTGGACCGCTTCCCCGCCCAAGCCGTGGCGCGGGTGACGGCCGACAATCCCCTGACCTGCCCCGAACTGGTGGAGGCCGCCCTCCGGCTGGTCCTGGACGGGGCCGAACATGCCGGCCTTCCCCGGGACTGCCCGGTGGGCCTGGGGGCAGACGCCTTTTGTGCCCAGGCCTTGCGCCGCATGGCCCTGCAGGCCAGCTCCCCCGACGAGCGCGAACACATCAATCTGCACGCCCTGCGCCATCCTTCGCAATACCGGACTCTGCGGCCAACCCTGCCCCCTGCGGCGCGCCGGCCCGACGTCCGTCTTACCGTGGACACTCCCGAGGATTTGGATCGGGTGCGGCGATTGGTGGCGCATTGCCCCGCCGGCACGCCGCCCCTTGGCCCCGAAGAGCTGGTCGCCGCCCATGATCAATGCTTTCCGGGCTGA
- a CDS encoding GNAT family N-acetyltransferase: MTQTLCFLEGARLRLRPVLEEDYTDEYLRWLNDPEVNRWSQRRAFPSDREQMRQYAQALAARPGQGFVLAMINKADGVHIGNISLVNIQLVHRCAEIAILIGRDEHRGQGLGGEAVHLLAGHAFAAMNMHRVFAGTFNPAFARCVEKIGWKREGVFRERIWSHGRYHDQIWLAQLRSEHAPIAALERQEGYA; this comes from the coding sequence ATGACACAGACCCTGTGCTTTCTGGAAGGGGCCCGATTGCGGCTGCGGCCAGTGCTTGAGGAAGACTACACCGACGAGTATCTCCGCTGGCTCAACGATCCCGAGGTCAATCGCTGGTCCCAGCGACGCGCCTTTCCCTCGGACAGGGAGCAGATGCGACAGTACGCCCAGGCCCTGGCGGCCAGGCCGGGGCAAGGCTTTGTCCTGGCCATGATCAACAAGGCCGACGGGGTCCACATCGGCAATATTTCCCTGGTGAACATCCAGTTGGTGCATCGCTGCGCGGAGATCGCCATCCTCATCGGCCGCGACGAGCACCGGGGACAGGGGCTGGGGGGCGAGGCCGTCCATCTGCTGGCCGGACACGCTTTCGCCGCCATGAACATGCATCGCGTCTTCGCCGGCACCTTCAATCCCGCCTTCGCGCGCTGCGTGGAAAAAATCGGCTGGAAGCGCGAGGGCGTCTTTCGGGAGCGCATCTGGAGCCATGGCCGTTATCACGATCAGATCTGGCTGGCCCAGCTGCGCAGCGAACATGCGCCCATCGCGGCGCTGGAACGCCAGGAGGGCTATGCGTAA
- a CDS encoding GSCFA domain-containing protein produces MQYFDQYPVYRQWPLGSRRMHLAGEPLVDHDTPVVHFGSCFGENIQLFLDMYHFNLLETQAGYKYSCHSILREVRNAFEGRLTKLDQIYPGIKGYTDLNHHRIFDQDQEQCQRKINAIERNVQTALSQAEVVILTPSVNEVWFNRRTQDYILHPYPGALGADDDLHVHSMTTHENLVQLEQTREILLQYNPNMQIIIGVCPISLRLTYQEMDAVQGNNISKFTIYAAVNEFCQAHANVHYFPGFDIVFSELAGKGHYREDNRHLTQPAVRHYLRRFGSMFFSPRARRIAALLEQYAASPERERWTCLENLADLGYDPDLIAIKAANTHLLAGQTKEAFDRLCRVSVIPESPALGLNLGLLLLDLGLPSKAAPFLKRSVDLLGDLPGLAFGMADRAHRKSLGDNHMRECGNTSDQRLGALGRMLKLATAALETLPVGLKPGLRSLQFMDILDRTLFPVGMSQPGAASESPPRVAAHPALFSHAPETAAFDHCGDLPAALGALARQEG; encoded by the coding sequence ATGCAATACTTCGATCAATATCCTGTCTACAGGCAATGGCCTCTTGGCTCCAGGCGCATGCACCTTGCCGGCGAGCCTCTCGTCGACCACGACACCCCGGTGGTTCACTTCGGCAGCTGTTTTGGAGAAAATATACAGCTTTTTCTGGACATGTACCATTTCAATCTCCTTGAGACCCAGGCTGGCTACAAGTATTCGTGTCATTCCATCTTGCGAGAAGTGCGCAACGCCTTCGAAGGCCGCCTCACCAAACTGGACCAAATCTACCCCGGGATAAAGGGGTACACGGATCTCAACCATCACCGGATCTTCGACCAGGACCAGGAACAGTGCCAGCGTAAAATCAATGCCATCGAGCGCAATGTTCAGACCGCCTTGTCGCAAGCCGAAGTCGTCATCCTGACTCCCAGTGTCAATGAAGTCTGGTTCAACCGCCGTACCCAGGATTATATCCTGCATCCCTATCCCGGCGCCCTCGGCGCTGATGACGATTTGCACGTCCATTCCATGACGACTCACGAGAACCTGGTCCAGCTCGAACAGACCCGAGAGATTCTCCTTCAGTACAATCCCAACATGCAGATCATCATCGGCGTCTGTCCCATATCCCTTCGCCTCACCTATCAGGAGATGGACGCCGTTCAGGGCAACAACATCTCGAAGTTCACCATCTATGCGGCGGTGAACGAATTTTGCCAGGCACATGCCAACGTCCATTATTTTCCCGGCTTCGACATCGTTTTTTCCGAACTGGCGGGAAAGGGACATTACCGGGAAGACAATCGGCACCTCACCCAACCGGCCGTACGCCATTACCTGCGCCGGTTTGGCTCCATGTTCTTTTCGCCGCGCGCCCGTCGCATCGCCGCCCTGCTCGAGCAGTACGCCGCCAGCCCTGAGCGGGAGCGCTGGACCTGCCTAGAGAACCTCGCGGACCTGGGCTACGACCCGGACCTGATCGCCATCAAAGCGGCCAACACCCACCTTCTTGCCGGGCAAACCAAAGAGGCCTTCGACCGCTTGTGTCGAGTTTCCGTCATCCCGGAATCCCCGGCCCTGGGGCTCAACCTTGGCCTGCTGCTGTTGGACCTCGGACTGCCCTCCAAGGCCGCCCCGTTCCTGAAGCGGTCCGTGGATCTCCTCGGGGACCTGCCCGGGTTGGCCTTCGGCATGGCCGACCGCGCCCACCGCAAGTCCCTGGGAGACAACCACATGCGGGAGTGCGGCAATACCAGCGACCAGCGTCTTGGAGCCCTTGGACGGATGCTGAAACTGGCCACGGCGGCGTTGGAGACGCTTCCCGTCGGGCTGAAACCCGGCCTGCGGTCCCTGCAGTTCATGGACATCCTGGACCGTACGCTGTTTCCCGTCGGCATGTCCCAGCCCGGCGCGGCCAGCGAGTCCCCTCCCAGGGTTGCGGCTCATCCGGCGCTTTTCAGCCACGCTCCGGAAACTGCGGCTTTCGACCATTGCGGCGACCTTCCCGCCGCGTTGGGCGCTCTTGCGCGGCAAGAGGGCTGA
- a CDS encoding class I SAM-dependent methyltransferase: MVEKLGGKLLTQPPDASGDAFLFPQLLPKFADRYLVRKGILDRLNQAIPLFRGALLDVGCGQMPYREHILAQNPQITRYIGLDFATGKYADRRQPDLAWDGVSIPLPDGGADCAMATEVLEHCPDPASVLREIRRVLVPGGTLFFTTPFLWPIHDAPHDHYRYTPYALRRLLEEAEFTDVRVEALGGWNASLAQMLGLWLRRAPMDPESRDRLTRDLHPFFTELVRTDVIPTDFSKNPMITGLSGTARAAGPQAQA; this comes from the coding sequence ATGGTTGAGAAACTTGGGGGAAAGTTGCTCACGCAACCGCCCGACGCCAGTGGTGATGCCTTCCTCTTTCCCCAGCTTTTGCCCAAGTTTGCCGATCGGTATCTGGTGCGCAAGGGCATCCTGGATCGCCTCAACCAGGCCATTCCCCTTTTTCGCGGCGCCCTGCTCGACGTCGGCTGCGGCCAGATGCCCTACCGGGAGCATATCCTGGCCCAAAATCCGCAAATCACGCGCTACATCGGCCTTGATTTCGCCACGGGCAAATACGCCGACCGCCGCCAGCCCGACCTAGCCTGGGACGGCGTCTCCATCCCCCTGCCCGACGGCGGCGCGGATTGCGCCATGGCCACCGAGGTCCTGGAGCATTGTCCCGATCCCGCATCCGTGCTCCGGGAGATCCGGCGCGTGCTGGTCCCGGGGGGAACCCTGTTTTTCACCACGCCCTTTTTGTGGCCCATTCACGACGCGCCCCATGACCATTACCGCTACACGCCCTATGCCCTCCGGCGTCTGCTTGAGGAAGCCGAATTCACGGACGTGCGCGTCGAGGCCTTGGGGGGGTGGAACGCCTCCCTGGCCCAGATGCTTGGCCTGTGGCTGCGCCGGGCCCCCATGGACCCCGAAAGCCGTGACCGGCTGACCAGGGACCTGCATCCTTTTTTCACCGAACTGGTCCGCACTGACGTCATTCCCACGGATTTTTCCAAAAATCCCATGATTACAGGCCTATCCGGCACGGCCAGGGCCGCCGGCCCCCAGGCCCAGGCCTAG
- a CDS encoding cytidylyltransferase domain-containing protein encodes MTMTSGIIILARMGSTRLPGKVLHPICGLPVLEHMARRLAPVPTDRGVVVATTAAPADDAVEACCRRLGIGCFRGDEENVLQRCIDAAQRFGMEAVVRLGGDSPLCDHREIASLLRCFMELRAAGRNVDYVSNTMDRRLPLGLDAEVYHIETFRRIARAIKTLDADQRRLNEVNVVPYLHTHPEEFDLFQPETDQEQDLSWHRWTLDTPEDLELIRRVYEALWPAMPDFGLAEVLRLLEAHPDWPRLNAAVRPVSGFWTPQERDKYRQRHQRPAPGEASKP; translated from the coding sequence ATGACCATGACGAGCGGCATCATCATCCTGGCCCGCATGGGCTCCACCCGGCTGCCCGGCAAGGTGCTGCATCCCATCTGCGGCCTGCCCGTGCTGGAGCACATGGCCCGCCGCCTTGCCCCCGTGCCCACGGATCGCGGCGTGGTGGTGGCCACCACCGCCGCTCCGGCCGACGACGCCGTGGAAGCGTGCTGCCGGCGGCTGGGGATCGGGTGCTTTCGTGGGGACGAGGAGAACGTGCTGCAGCGCTGCATCGACGCGGCGCAGCGGTTCGGCATGGAGGCCGTGGTGCGGCTGGGGGGCGATTCCCCCTTGTGCGACCACCGCGAGATCGCCTCGCTGCTGCGCTGTTTCATGGAACTGCGGGCCGCGGGACGCAACGTGGACTACGTCAGCAACACCATGGATCGCCGCCTGCCCTTGGGGCTGGACGCCGAGGTGTACCACATCGAGACCTTCCGCCGCATCGCCCGCGCCATCAAAACCCTGGACGCGGATCAACGCCGGCTCAACGAGGTCAACGTGGTTCCGTATCTGCACACGCATCCGGAGGAATTCGATCTGTTCCAGCCCGAAACGGACCAGGAACAGGACCTTTCCTGGCACCGCTGGACCCTGGACACGCCCGAGGACCTGGAGCTCATCCGCCGCGTGTACGAAGCGTTGTGGCCGGCCATGCCGGACTTCGGCCTGGCCGAGGTGCTGCGGCTGCTGGAGGCGCACCCGGACTGGCCGCGCCTTAACGCCGCCGTGCGGCCCGTAAGCGGCTTCTGGACCCCCCAAGAGCGCGACAAGTACCGCCAACGCCACCAGCGCCCGGCCCCCGGCGAGGCGTCCAAGCCATGA
- a CDS encoding Gfo/Idh/MocA family oxidoreductase: protein MNRPPWRAGLLGCGAIGSAYDERRAPDGPVFTQAGMFSTSDAFELACVAEPDPRRRQACAQVWGVEKAYASHRELLRHEQPQVLGVATPDDTHEILLEDILDLARPRAVFLEKPLARSAAKALEIGQRYEAAGVALVVNYVRRYDETHRRVRDFVARGGLGRVHGVCAQYVRGLRHNGCHAVNLLRFVLGEPLRVRAVGLEQGSMPQDPSLDVRLEFPGGLVAQLVAMDRLGYCYSVFELEISGDAGRLRLDATAEEVALFRTEPSAQFPNFSRLVPASTNMGGTYGDALGVAARELDSLATDPGLRLENHWREALRDLEIIEAAMASAMAQGAAVELPPFTPPRPIP, encoded by the coding sequence ATGAACCGTCCCCCCTGGCGCGCCGGCCTGCTGGGTTGCGGGGCCATAGGCTCGGCCTACGACGAACGCCGTGCCCCGGACGGCCCCGTGTTCACCCAGGCGGGCATGTTCAGCACTTCCGACGCCTTTGAACTCGCCTGCGTCGCCGAGCCCGACCCCCGACGACGCCAGGCCTGCGCCCAGGTCTGGGGCGTCGAAAAGGCCTACGCCTCGCATCGGGAACTGCTGCGCCACGAGCAGCCCCAGGTGCTTGGCGTGGCCACCCCCGACGACACCCACGAAATACTTCTGGAAGACATCCTGGACCTGGCTCGGCCCCGGGCGGTGTTTCTCGAAAAACCCCTGGCGCGCAGCGCCGCCAAGGCCCTGGAAATCGGCCAGCGCTACGAGGCCGCCGGCGTCGCCCTGGTGGTGAACTACGTACGCCGCTACGACGAGACCCATCGCCGCGTGCGGGACTTCGTGGCCCGGGGCGGCCTTGGCCGCGTGCACGGCGTTTGCGCGCAGTACGTACGCGGCCTGCGCCACAACGGCTGCCACGCGGTGAATCTTCTGCGGTTTGTCCTTGGCGAACCCCTGCGCGTGCGGGCCGTGGGCCTGGAGCAGGGGTCCATGCCCCAGGATCCCAGTCTGGACGTGCGGCTGGAGTTTCCCGGCGGTTTGGTGGCCCAGCTTGTCGCCATGGACCGCCTGGGCTATTGCTATAGCGTCTTTGAACTGGAAATATCCGGGGATGCCGGCCGGCTGCGTCTGGACGCCACCGCCGAGGAGGTGGCCTTGTTCCGGACGGAGCCGTCTGCCCAGTTTCCGAATTTTTCCCGACTGGTCCCGGCTTCCACGAATATGGGCGGGACCTACGGCGACGCCCTGGGCGTCGCCGCCCGAGAGCTGGACAGCCTCGCCACCGATCCGGGCCTTCGGCTGGAAAATCATTGGCGCGAGGCCTTGCGTGATCTGGAAATCATCGAAGCCGCCATGGCTTCGGCCATGGCTCAAGGCGCCGCGGTGGAGCTGCCGCCGTTCACGCCCCCGCGGCCCATCCCTTAA
- a CDS encoding DegT/DnrJ/EryC1/StrS family aminotransferase, which produces MSTLAIHGGAPVRTKAFPPYRTFDHNEERAVVEVIRQGIISDFIGAPGDYFLGGPRVRLLEDMWREHTGARHAVAMNSATSVIIAAMAAFGVGPGDEVIVTPYSHVISATAPLLYDAVPIFADSEPDFLCMSPESIRAKISPRTKAIIVVDLFGQSADMEAIMAIAREHNLLVLSDSAHITKATINGRMAGTMAHIGSYSFNGHKTIQCGEGGMAVTDDDDLAMRLRLVRNHAENCVDGYEVQNIENMVGYNFRLTELEAAVAVEQTRKLHGLVDARRELCAHLNRRLQGVPGLTPPQVRPGCTHDYLLYPMLLDPAVVGVSRDEFLRRLDAEGIRSRKVGEEHVPPVTGFVKPIHLLPVFTRRIFRPKGHPWQASYYGHPTQYGLGACPVVENFWQERLFTINAVYPPLTTADMDDIADAVIKVAELSRKG; this is translated from the coding sequence ATGTCCACCCTGGCCATCCACGGCGGCGCGCCCGTCCGCACCAAGGCGTTTCCGCCCTACAGGACCTTTGACCACAACGAGGAACGCGCGGTGGTGGAGGTGATCCGCCAGGGGATCATCTCCGACTTCATCGGCGCTCCCGGCGACTACTTCCTGGGCGGCCCGCGCGTGCGCCTGCTGGAAGACATGTGGCGCGAACACACCGGAGCGCGGCATGCCGTGGCCATGAATTCGGCCACGTCGGTCATCATCGCCGCCATGGCCGCTTTTGGCGTGGGTCCCGGAGACGAAGTCATCGTCACGCCCTACAGCCACGTCATCTCGGCCACGGCCCCCCTGCTCTACGACGCCGTCCCCATATTCGCCGACAGCGAACCGGATTTTCTGTGCATGTCCCCCGAGAGCATCCGGGCCAAGATCAGCCCCCGCACCAAGGCCATCATCGTGGTGGACCTCTTCGGACAGTCGGCGGACATGGAAGCCATCATGGCCATTGCCCGTGAGCACAACCTCCTGGTGCTCTCGGATTCCGCCCACATCACCAAGGCAACCATCAATGGCCGCATGGCCGGCACGATGGCCCACATCGGCAGCTACAGCTTCAACGGGCACAAGACCATTCAATGCGGCGAAGGCGGCATGGCCGTGACCGACGACGACGACCTGGCCATGCGGCTGCGGCTGGTGCGCAACCATGCCGAAAACTGCGTGGACGGCTACGAGGTGCAAAACATCGAGAACATGGTGGGCTACAATTTCCGCCTCACGGAACTGGAAGCCGCCGTGGCCGTGGAGCAAACGCGCAAACTGCATGGCCTGGTGGATGCCCGCCGCGAGTTGTGCGCCCATCTGAACCGCCGTCTGCAAGGCGTCCCCGGGCTGACGCCCCCCCAAGTGCGGCCCGGCTGCACCCACGACTACCTGCTCTATCCCATGCTTCTGGACCCGGCCGTGGTGGGCGTCTCCCGCGATGAATTCCTGCGCCGCCTGGACGCAGAGGGAATCCGAAGCCGCAAAGTGGGGGAAGAGCATGTGCCCCCGGTCACCGGCTTCGTCAAACCCATCCACCTGTTGCCGGTCTTCACCCGCCGGATCTTCCGGCCCAAAGGCCACCCCTGGCAGGCGTCGTATTACGGCCATCCCACGCAATACGGCCTGGGCGCCTGTCCGGTGGTGGAGAACTTCTGGCAGGAACGCCTGTTCACCATCAACGCTGTCTATCCGCCTCTGACCACGGCCGACATGGACGACATCGCCGACGCCGTCATCAAGGTCGCGGAGTTGAGCAGGAAGGGTTGA